One Pseudomonas fluorescens genomic region harbors:
- a CDS encoding T6SS phospholipase effector Tle1-like catalytic domain-containing protein, translating into MSGYVPNPPKNFRYEEAEPVDIHAQRWAEYEKYGKAPAREPEKIGIALRIGMFFDGTGNNANNTAAGLLCGAQHPIAPHDIPASCKPYMMDPDSSYANDTSNVQKLSDLYFAPQKAEGDGSQKQAFRMVYVEGIGTRSGKEDSTLGAGTGRGVTGVAGRVQLSFAEIKSRIKDVLDANPNSEITSLTFDAFGFSRGAAAARHFANEVVRGKQGPLGEVLRSNANGLSRTFLEEYHGSIKMGFIGLFDTVPSIAGWSNLGDIKSSIATGIKLYLDRRFFTDVIQLSARDECRANFALSRVKADHLEITLPGVHSDLGGGYQDEIQERVLVSPMQTLEVSQFTDVSTTSIYRDAVTVKTQWLAKGWPEDMLEIVTPAAQLLPVDPQDRLSPRKQRVYAALQLKRPVSGLLSRVYLRVMHQLAKEKGVRFNDIPDTPDLAIPSELQPICERFLAGNYDTSPQEDQLLKLKYIHMSANWNHPLGRRDGGGIRAVYINVPTADWIRVQHPHVADWKLW; encoded by the coding sequence ATGAGTGGCTACGTACCCAACCCGCCGAAAAACTTTCGCTACGAAGAAGCCGAACCCGTCGATATTCATGCCCAGCGTTGGGCTGAGTATGAGAAATATGGAAAAGCGCCCGCGCGTGAGCCTGAAAAAATCGGGATTGCGCTGCGCATAGGTATGTTCTTCGATGGCACTGGTAACAACGCCAACAACACGGCTGCTGGCCTACTTTGTGGCGCGCAGCACCCCATCGCACCGCATGATATTCCCGCAAGCTGCAAGCCCTACATGATGGATCCTGACAGCAGTTACGCCAACGACACTAGTAACGTGCAGAAACTGAGTGACCTCTACTTCGCACCGCAGAAGGCCGAAGGGGATGGCTCGCAAAAGCAAGCGTTCCGTATGGTCTACGTTGAGGGAATCGGCACTCGATCAGGTAAAGAGGACAGCACGTTGGGTGCTGGCACTGGACGAGGTGTTACGGGTGTGGCGGGTCGGGTTCAGTTGTCATTTGCAGAGATCAAGTCACGTATCAAGGATGTGCTGGACGCCAATCCCAACAGTGAAATCACCTCTCTCACATTTGATGCCTTTGGTTTTAGTCGTGGTGCTGCCGCTGCCCGCCACTTTGCCAATGAGGTCGTGCGTGGAAAGCAGGGGCCGCTGGGAGAGGTTTTGCGCAGCAATGCAAATGGCCTCAGTCGAACGTTCCTTGAGGAATACCATGGCAGCATCAAAATGGGCTTTATCGGTCTTTTCGATACCGTCCCATCAATTGCTGGCTGGTCAAATCTGGGGGACATCAAAAGCTCCATTGCAACTGGCATCAAGTTGTACCTCGACCGCCGTTTTTTTACCGACGTTATTCAGCTTTCAGCTCGTGACGAGTGCCGAGCCAATTTTGCTCTGAGCCGCGTCAAAGCTGATCACCTAGAAATCACCCTGCCAGGTGTTCACTCAGACCTTGGCGGCGGCTATCAGGATGAGATTCAGGAACGCGTGCTCGTCAGTCCAATGCAAACGCTTGAGGTGTCGCAATTTACTGATGTCTCCACAACCTCAATCTACCGTGATGCAGTAACAGTAAAGACTCAGTGGCTCGCCAAAGGCTGGCCGGAAGACATGCTCGAAATCGTTACCCCAGCTGCGCAGCTCTTGCCAGTTGATCCACAGGATAGGCTCAGTCCACGTAAGCAACGCGTTTACGCTGCACTACAACTCAAGCGTCCAGTGAGTGGTTTGCTCTCCAGGGTGTATCTGCGAGTCATGCACCAACTGGCAAAAGAGAAAGGCGTTCGTTTCAACGACATTCCAGACACACCTGACTTGGCAATTCCATCAGAGCTACAGCCTATATGTGAACGATTTTTGGCAGGCAATTACGACACCTCGCCGCAAGAAGACCAGTTGCTGAAGCTGAAGTACATTCACATGTCGGCAAATTGGAACCATCCACTCGGACGACGGGATGGCGGTGGTATCCGCGCGGTTTACATCAATGTGCCTACGGCTGACTGGATTCGCGTACAACATCCTCACGTAGCTGATTGGAAACTTTGGTAA
- a CDS encoding DUF2931 family protein, protein MKLIFTLLCALLITGCQSADPLSAKSDPKSEWWELAFIEPDYMKVWVENSSVQDITGKIFYKTGGGTAAGGEPEGGTESARGWTGGVGGSGKRVVGADLPVRIWVRWQSIVEQKTWQAWVDIPESARQLMVQSVNQRCPQTPDQEARFMASVYLGLAPGGVVQVWVRDSCHHPVKVARAQAEIEPLGPSQGKNQGRYAYPVSEKAKRYIEKFGIPYGSW, encoded by the coding sequence ATGAAACTAATTTTTACCCTGCTGTGCGCGTTGCTAATTACTGGATGCCAATCCGCTGATCCACTGTCTGCGAAAAGCGACCCGAAGTCTGAATGGTGGGAGCTCGCGTTCATTGAACCGGACTACATGAAAGTCTGGGTTGAAAACAGCTCAGTTCAAGACATTACCGGCAAGATTTTCTACAAGACTGGCGGCGGCACTGCCGCTGGGGGGGAGCCTGAAGGAGGCACAGAATCGGCGCGCGGATGGACTGGTGGGGTCGGTGGTAGCGGCAAAAGAGTAGTGGGTGCAGATTTACCTGTTCGCATTTGGGTTCGCTGGCAATCAATCGTCGAGCAGAAAACGTGGCAAGCATGGGTGGACATTCCTGAATCGGCGCGGCAGTTGATGGTGCAATCTGTCAATCAACGATGCCCACAGACGCCTGATCAGGAAGCAAGATTCATGGCCTCCGTGTACTTAGGGCTGGCTCCCGGTGGAGTTGTGCAGGTTTGGGTCAGGGACTCGTGTCATCACCCGGTCAAAGTTGCACGAGCGCAGGCTGAGATTGAGCCGCTGGGACCGAGTCAAGGTAAGAACCAAGGACGTTATGCTTATCCGGTGAGCGAGAAGGCGAAGCGGTATATCGAAAAATTCGGCATTCCTTATGGGAGCTGGTAA
- a CDS encoding DNA alkylation repair protein, with amino-acid sequence MSTTETAAPALKEIFNAERLRHIADEMSAVYPAFNAKAFLEHANQGLAELSVMQRMARVSESLHAVLPLDYEDSLDVLRELAPRLNSGFVSVCLPHYVASYGGHAFETSMEALKYFTTFGSSEFAIRHFLRSDLERTLELMHDWTQDDNHHVRRLASEGSRPRLPWSFRLEAVQADPQLAAGILDRLKVDESLYVRKSVANHLNDVTKVHPEWVLDTVEGWSMENKHTAWIARHALRSLIKQGDMRALTVIGAGAKAEVELLDVQVEPAVVRLGETIALSFTVKSTVAHEQRLVIDYAIDYVKANGGVSRKVFKLKTLVLPGFAREVVQRRQVIKDFTTRKHFAGRHGVTVMVNGEVLASGAFGIAAE; translated from the coding sequence ATGAGCACAACTGAAACCGCCGCCCCGGCGTTAAAGGAAATCTTCAACGCAGAGCGCCTTCGGCATATCGCTGACGAAATGAGCGCCGTGTATCCCGCGTTCAACGCAAAGGCATTTCTTGAACATGCCAATCAAGGGCTCGCCGAGTTGTCAGTGATGCAACGCATGGCCCGCGTCAGCGAAAGCTTGCACGCCGTGTTGCCGCTGGACTACGAAGATTCCCTCGATGTCCTGCGCGAACTTGCACCGCGCTTGAACAGTGGATTCGTCAGCGTGTGTCTGCCGCACTACGTCGCGAGTTACGGCGGGCATGCCTTTGAAACCTCCATGGAGGCGCTGAAGTACTTCACCACCTTCGGCTCCTCCGAATTTGCAATCCGCCATTTTCTGCGCAGCGACCTGGAACGCACGCTGGAATTGATGCACGACTGGACCCAAGACGACAACCACCACGTCCGCCGCCTCGCCAGCGAAGGCAGCCGCCCACGCCTGCCTTGGTCATTTCGTCTGGAAGCGGTGCAGGCCGATCCGCAGCTGGCCGCAGGAATTCTGGACCGGTTGAAGGTCGATGAAAGCTTGTACGTGCGCAAATCCGTGGCGAATCATTTGAACGATGTCACCAAAGTGCATCCCGAGTGGGTGCTCGACACCGTTGAAGGCTGGTCAATGGAGAACAAGCACACCGCGTGGATTGCCAGGCATGCGCTGCGGAGTTTGATCAAACAGGGTGATATGCGTGCTCTTACAGTCATCGGCGCGGGGGCGAAGGCTGAGGTCGAGTTGCTGGATGTACAAGTTGAACCGGCGGTGGTGAGGTTGGGCGAGACGATTGCGTTGTCTTTTACGGTGAAGTCGACTGTGGCGCATGAGCAACGGTTGGTGATTGATTATGCGATCGACTACGTGAAGGCGAATGGCGGCGTTTCAAGGAAGGTTTTCAAGTTGAAGACGTTGGTGTTGCCGGGGTTTGCGCGCGAAGTGGTGCAGCGGCGACAGGTGATCAAGGATTTCACGACGCGTAAGCATTTTGCCGGACGGCACGGGGTAACGGTGATGGTTAATGGGGAGGTGTTAGCAAGCGGCGCGTTCGGCATTGCCGCTGAATGA
- a CDS encoding glutathione S-transferase family protein — MKLIGMLDSPYVRRVAISAKCLGIDLEHESVSVFRHFEQFQQINPVVKAPTLILDDGVVLMDSTLILDYLEAASGKSLLPTELGQRVHALRLIGLSLAACEKAVQLYYERNLRPADIQFQPWVERVESQLAAAFTALEQELVKTGLPTDGTLDQTGISLAVAWSFTNLVVPDQIDSQRFRQIAQYTAYAETLDAFASTPMT; from the coding sequence ATGAAACTGATCGGCATGCTGGATTCTCCTTACGTCCGTCGCGTGGCGATCTCCGCCAAGTGCTTAGGCATCGATCTCGAACACGAGTCAGTCTCAGTGTTCCGCCACTTCGAGCAATTTCAGCAGATCAACCCGGTGGTCAAAGCGCCCACGCTAATCCTCGACGACGGCGTGGTCCTGATGGATTCAACCCTCATCCTCGACTATCTCGAAGCCGCTTCAGGTAAAAGCCTGCTGCCGACGGAGCTGGGGCAGCGCGTCCATGCTCTGCGCCTGATCGGCCTCAGCCTGGCCGCCTGCGAAAAAGCCGTGCAGCTATATTACGAGCGCAATTTGCGTCCGGCTGACATTCAATTTCAACCTTGGGTTGAACGTGTTGAAAGCCAACTCGCCGCTGCCTTCACCGCCCTCGAGCAAGAACTTGTAAAGACCGGTCTGCCCACCGACGGCACCCTCGACCAGACGGGTATCAGCCTTGCCGTCGCCTGGAGCTTCACCAACCTTGTCGTCCCCGACCAGATCGACTCGCAGCGCTTCCGCCAAATCGCCCAATACACCGCCTACGCCGAAACGCTCGACGCGTTCGCCAGCACACCGATGACCTGA
- a CDS encoding TraR/DksA family transcriptional regulator yields MTKDKLLAMPADDYMNAEQHAFFTELLQNMKVETHERIEQNRIAIESLDTPADPADAASVEEERTWLVNAIDRDQRMLPQLEQALERIKEDSFGWCDDSGEAIGLKRLLISPTTKYCIEAQERHEQIDKHQRQA; encoded by the coding sequence ATGACAAAGGACAAGTTGCTGGCTATGCCGGCAGATGACTACATGAATGCAGAGCAACACGCTTTCTTCACTGAGCTGTTGCAAAACATGAAAGTCGAAACCCACGAGCGCATTGAGCAAAATCGTATCGCCATCGAAAGCCTGGACACTCCGGCTGACCCGGCGGACGCGGCTTCGGTTGAAGAAGAGCGCACTTGGCTGGTTAACGCGATCGATCGCGACCAGCGCATGCTGCCGCAACTGGAACAAGCCCTTGAGCGCATCAAGGAAGACAGCTTTGGCTGGTGCGACGACAGCGGCGAGGCCATTGGCCTGAAGCGCTTGCTGATCAGCCCGACCACCAAGTACTGCATCGAAGCTCAAGAGCGTCACGAGCAGATCGACAAGCACCAGCGTCAGGCCTGA
- a CDS encoding methyl-accepting chemotaxis protein, whose amino-acid sequence MIATERATSQLSGDALAAASEAHHSSAAGRTELLDSISRMHQLSQRANASRELIEALSVRSDDIQRVTLVIQSIASQTNLLALNAAIEAARAGEHGRGFAVVADEVRGLAARTASATGEVGEMVADIQQRTAQVVEQIRELSSDLHTGVEQVEHTGEHLDNIARLAADVERQVGEIANGAQTNREQLDSLFKAIEQMRSDLAISDQQTRSLAEAAVQMEGQAETISERLAEVGLDDYHQRIYDLAREGASQIAAHFEADVEQGKISLEDLFDRNYQAIPGTEPAKFQTRFDRYTDQVLPAIQEPLLPRHEGLVFAIACTPQGYVPTHNQAFCQPLTGDVKVDTVNNRTKRKFADRTGIRCGSHQQAVLLQTYTRDTGELMHDLSVPIMIKGRHWGGLRLGYKPEKPR is encoded by the coding sequence ATGATCGCCACCGAGCGTGCAACGTCGCAGCTCAGTGGTGACGCGCTGGCAGCCGCCAGCGAAGCGCATCACAGCAGCGCGGCGGGGCGCACGGAATTGCTCGACTCGATCTCGCGCATGCACCAGCTCAGTCAGCGCGCCAATGCCAGCCGCGAGTTGATTGAGGCACTGAGTGTGCGCAGCGATGACATTCAGCGTGTGACGCTGGTCATCCAGTCGATTGCCAGCCAGACCAACCTGTTGGCGCTGAACGCGGCGATTGAAGCGGCGCGAGCGGGCGAGCACGGACGCGGCTTTGCGGTGGTCGCCGATGAGGTGCGCGGTCTCGCCGCCCGCACGGCGTCGGCGACCGGTGAAGTCGGTGAGATGGTCGCCGACATCCAGCAGCGTACCGCACAAGTCGTCGAGCAGATTCGCGAGCTGTCCAGCGATTTGCACACCGGCGTCGAGCAGGTCGAACACACCGGTGAGCATCTGGACAACATCGCGCGACTGGCTGCGGATGTGGAACGGCAGGTTGGTGAGATCGCCAATGGCGCGCAAACCAATCGCGAGCAACTCGACAGTTTGTTCAAAGCCATTGAACAGATGCGCAGCGATCTGGCCATCAGTGATCAACAAACCCGAAGCCTTGCTGAGGCCGCAGTGCAGATGGAGGGCCAGGCCGAAACCATCAGCGAGCGTCTGGCCGAGGTCGGCCTGGATGATTACCACCAACGCATTTACGACCTGGCGCGTGAAGGGGCGAGCCAGATTGCTGCGCATTTCGAGGCGGATGTCGAGCAGGGCAAAATCAGCCTGGAAGATCTGTTTGACCGCAATTACCAGGCGATTCCGGGCACGGAGCCGGCCAAGTTCCAAACGCGTTTCGACCGCTATACCGATCAGGTGCTGCCGGCGATTCAGGAGCCATTGTTGCCGCGCCACGAAGGTTTGGTATTTGCGATTGCCTGCACGCCGCAGGGCTATGTGCCGACGCACAATCAGGCGTTTTGCCAACCTTTGACCGGCGATGTGAAGGTCGATACGGTAAACAATCGGACCAAACGCAAGTTCGCCGATCGCACCGGAATCCGCTGCGGCAGTCATCAGCAAGCGGTCCTGTTGCAGACCTACACCCGTGATACCGGTGAACTCATGCATGATCTTTCGGTGCCGATCATGATCAAGGGCCGGCATTGGGGTGGGCTGCGGCTGGGTTACAAGCCCGAAAAGCCACGCTGA
- a CDS encoding DUF2789 family protein, whose protein sequence is MELSNELNLTTLFDQLGLPSDEGSINDFVEAHPLDPDTKLIDADFWSPQQAALLKEWLRADGEEAPIVDELNVRLHRGK, encoded by the coding sequence ATGGAACTGTCAAACGAGCTTAACCTGACCACCCTTTTCGACCAGCTGGGCCTGCCCTCGGACGAGGGGTCGATCAACGATTTCGTAGAAGCACATCCGCTGGATCCGGACACCAAACTTATCGACGCCGATTTCTGGTCGCCGCAACAGGCGGCCTTACTCAAGGAGTGGCTGCGAGCGGATGGCGAAGAAGCGCCCATAGTAGATGAGCTGAACGTGCGCTTGCATCGCGGCAAATAA
- a CDS encoding ABC transporter substrate-binding protein — protein MNGFRRLLAASVATIGLLASAQSVTAAQTPIHFADLNWESGSLITDVLRIIVEKGYGLPTDTLPGTTITLETALANNDIQVIGEEWAGRSPVWVKAEAEGKVVSLGDTVKGATEGWWVPEYVIKGDPAKGIKPMAPDLRSVTDLKKYKDVFKDPESPSKGRFLNSPIGWTSEVVNKQKLTAYGLQDDYTNFRSGSGAALDAEISSSIRRGKPVLFYYWSPTPLLGKFKLVQLEEPPFDADAWKTLTDADNPNPKPTRSLASKLSIGVSTPFQKQYPQIAEFFSKVDFPIEPLNKALADMSEKHTAPRAAAEAFMKAHPDVWQAWLPKDVAEKVSADLK, from the coding sequence ATGAACGGATTTCGACGGTTATTGGCCGCCAGCGTGGCCACAATCGGGTTGCTGGCGTCGGCGCAATCGGTGACAGCGGCGCAAACGCCCATCCACTTTGCCGACCTGAATTGGGAAAGTGGCAGTTTGATCACCGATGTCCTGCGGATCATCGTTGAGAAAGGCTATGGACTGCCCACCGACACGCTTCCTGGCACGACCATCACTCTGGAAACCGCATTGGCCAACAACGACATTCAAGTCATTGGCGAAGAGTGGGCCGGGCGAAGCCCCGTTTGGGTCAAGGCTGAAGCGGAGGGGAAAGTGGTCAGCCTGGGTGATACCGTCAAAGGCGCGACCGAAGGCTGGTGGGTGCCTGAATACGTGATCAAGGGCGACCCGGCGAAAGGCATCAAGCCGATGGCGCCGGACCTGCGCAGCGTGACCGATCTGAAAAAGTACAAGGATGTCTTCAAGGATCCTGAGAGTCCGAGTAAAGGGCGTTTCCTCAACAGCCCGATCGGCTGGACTTCGGAAGTGGTCAATAAACAGAAGTTGACCGCCTATGGCTTGCAGGACGATTACACCAATTTCCGCAGTGGTTCGGGCGCGGCGCTGGACGCGGAGATCAGTTCTTCGATTCGTCGCGGTAAACCGGTGCTGTTCTACTACTGGTCGCCGACGCCTTTGCTGGGCAAGTTCAAACTGGTGCAACTGGAAGAGCCACCGTTTGATGCCGATGCCTGGAAAACCCTGACCGACGCTGATAACCCGAATCCGAAACCGACCCGGTCGCTTGCCTCCAAGCTGTCCATCGGTGTGTCTACACCCTTCCAGAAGCAATATCCGCAGATCGCTGAATTCTTCAGTAAGGTCGATTTCCCGATTGAACCTTTGAACAAGGCCTTAGCGGACATGAGCGAAAAGCACACCGCACCAAGGGCAGCAGCGGAGGCGTTCATGAAGGCGCATCCGGACGTGTGGCAGGCTTGGTTGCCGAAGGATGTGGCGGAGAAGGTTTCAGCTGATTTGAAATAA
- a CDS encoding DUF3995 domain-containing protein, with protein MTFVLAQWLVTTFAVISLMHVYWALGGQWAAAAVVPQVPVQGFVATVRPAFNPSGWLTLVVAGALLAIAALVCMRVGWGMQPVHHKALQWVISAIALLMFARAIGDSNLVGFFKEIRDSRFARLDTWVYSPLCAVLGAGLLAVAWM; from the coding sequence ATGACCTTTGTGTTGGCTCAATGGCTGGTGACAACGTTTGCAGTGATCAGCCTGATGCATGTGTATTGGGCGTTGGGTGGACAATGGGCAGCCGCAGCGGTGGTGCCGCAGGTGCCGGTCCAAGGCTTTGTCGCCACGGTGCGACCGGCATTCAATCCGTCGGGTTGGCTGACGCTGGTGGTGGCCGGCGCGCTGTTGGCGATCGCGGCTCTGGTGTGCATGAGAGTCGGCTGGGGCATGCAGCCGGTGCATCACAAAGCGCTGCAATGGGTGATCAGCGCGATTGCGCTGTTGATGTTCGCCCGGGCTATTGGCGACTCCAATCTGGTCGGGTTTTTCAAAGAGATAAGGGATTCGCGCTTTGCCCGGCTGGATACCTGGGTGTACTCGCCGTTATGCGCGGTGCTGGGGGCGGGATTGTTGGCGGTGGCCTGGATGTGA
- a CDS encoding Na+/H+ antiporter subunit G has product MNTELSLWVEIPVATLLVLSGVFALIGATGLLRMKDYFQRMHPPALASTIGAWCVALASIICFSALKSGPVVHAWLIPILLAITVPVTTLLLARAALFRKRMAGDDVPAEVSSRRTDSGS; this is encoded by the coding sequence ATGAATACCGAGTTGTCTTTGTGGGTGGAAATCCCGGTGGCGACCCTGCTCGTACTCAGCGGCGTGTTTGCCTTGATCGGCGCAACCGGCTTACTGCGCATGAAGGATTATTTCCAGCGCATGCACCCGCCCGCACTGGCTTCGACCATCGGCGCGTGGTGCGTGGCACTCGCATCAATCATTTGCTTTTCAGCACTGAAATCCGGACCGGTGGTCCACGCTTGGCTGATCCCGATCCTGCTGGCGATTACGGTGCCGGTTACTACGTTGCTGTTAGCTCGCGCAGCGTTATTCCGCAAACGCATGGCTGGGGATGATGTGCCGGCGGAGGTCAGTAGCCGCCGGACCGACAGCGGTAGTTGA
- a CDS encoding K+/H+ antiporter subunit F, producing MSPLLSNAILLTLFLFSVAMVLTLIRLFKGPSAQDRVLALDYLYIVAMLMMLTLGIRYSSDTYFEAALLIALFGFVGSFALAKFLLRGEVIE from the coding sequence ATGAGCCCGTTACTGTCGAACGCGATCCTGCTGACGCTGTTCCTGTTTTCAGTGGCGATGGTCCTGACCCTGATTCGTTTGTTCAAGGGGCCATCGGCGCAGGATCGGGTATTGGCGCTGGATTATCTGTACATCGTTGCGATGCTGATGATGCTGACACTGGGGATTCGCTATTCCAGTGATACGTACTTTGAGGCAGCACTGTTGATCGCGCTGTTCGGTTTCGTCGGCTCGTTTGCCCTGGCGAAATTCCTCCTGCGTGGCGAGGTGATCGAATGA
- a CDS encoding Na+/H+ antiporter subunit E, with protein sequence MKRLFPAPWLSLALWVLWLTLNLSVSPGNLLLGAALGFAAPLMMRKLRPKRARIRRPGTIMKLFLLVGRDVVMSNLIVAWGVLNAGRRPPRSHFVKVPLELRDAHGLATLAMICTVVPGTVWSELALDRSILLLHVWDLHDEAQFIEHFKTTYERPLMEIFE encoded by the coding sequence ATGAAACGCCTGTTTCCTGCCCCATGGTTGTCGCTGGCGCTTTGGGTTCTGTGGTTGACGTTGAACCTGTCGGTCAGCCCCGGCAACTTGCTGCTCGGCGCGGCCCTCGGATTCGCCGCACCGTTGATGATGCGCAAGCTGCGGCCGAAACGCGCACGCATTCGCCGGCCAGGCACAATCATGAAGTTGTTCTTGCTCGTCGGCCGCGATGTGGTGATGTCCAACCTGATCGTCGCGTGGGGTGTACTCAACGCCGGACGCCGCCCTCCACGCTCGCACTTCGTCAAAGTGCCGTTGGAACTGCGCGATGCCCATGGCCTGGCGACGCTGGCAATGATCTGCACGGTGGTGCCCGGCACGGTATGGTCGGAGCTGGCGCTGGATCGCAGCATTTTGTTGCTGCACGTTTGGGATCTGCACGACGAAGCGCAATTCATCGAGCATTTCAAAACGACCTACGAGCGGCCGTTGATGGAGATTTTCGAATGA
- a CDS encoding monovalent cation/H+ antiporter subunit D, whose amino-acid sequence MMAMTHLIAAPILLPLLTAAIMLMLGERHRPLKAKINLFSSLVGLFISVLLLQWTQTTGVPGSIGVYLPGNWQAPFGIVLVVDRLSAMMLVLTGIIGVSALLFAMARWDGAGSSFHALFQIQLMGLYGAFLTADLFNLFVFFEVLLAASYGLLLHGSGRARVSSGLHYISINLLASSLFLIGAALIYGVTGTLNMADLAMKIPLVPEADLGLLHAGAGILAVAFLAKAGMWPLNFWLVPAYSSASAPVAAMFAIMTKVGVYTLLRLWTLLFSGQAGASAFFGGDWLIYGGMVTIACAAVAVLAAQRLERMASLSILVSAGILLSAIGFAQPDLIGAALFYMVSSTLALSALFLLSELIERSRSANEIPLEDESELLPRPQESLQPPKGINLDDEQKAVVGQVIPWTMAFLGLGFIACALLIIGMPPLSGFIGKLSLIGALLNPMGLGNSAPISMPAWILLALLILSGLASLMAFSRLGIQRFWTPEERPSPLLRKLECAPIFLLLGLSIVLTFKAEPLLRYTQATADALHNPQQYVMAVLGTRAVLSPEAKAAMLEVRP is encoded by the coding sequence ATGATGGCGATGACGCATCTGATCGCCGCACCGATCCTGCTGCCGCTGCTGACCGCCGCCATCATGCTGATGCTGGGCGAGCGGCACCGGCCGCTGAAGGCAAAAATCAACCTGTTCTCCAGCCTCGTCGGCCTGTTCATTTCAGTGCTGCTATTGCAATGGACGCAGACCACAGGTGTACCCGGTTCCATCGGCGTGTACCTGCCGGGCAACTGGCAGGCACCGTTCGGCATCGTGTTGGTGGTCGACCGCCTGTCAGCCATGATGCTGGTGTTGACCGGGATCATCGGGGTCAGCGCCCTGCTGTTCGCCATGGCCCGCTGGGACGGCGCCGGCTCGAGTTTCCACGCGTTGTTCCAGATTCAACTGATGGGCCTTTATGGCGCTTTCCTGACGGCGGATCTGTTCAACCTGTTCGTCTTCTTCGAAGTGCTGCTGGCCGCATCTTATGGCTTGTTGCTGCATGGCTCGGGGCGGGCACGGGTGTCGTCGGGGCTGCATTACATTTCGATCAACCTGCTCGCCTCGTCGCTGTTCCTGATTGGCGCCGCGCTGATCTACGGCGTAACCGGCACGCTGAACATGGCCGACCTGGCGATGAAGATCCCGCTCGTACCGGAAGCCGACCTTGGCTTGCTTCACGCCGGCGCGGGGATTCTCGCCGTCGCATTTCTCGCCAAGGCCGGTATGTGGCCATTGAACTTCTGGTTGGTACCGGCTTATTCCTCGGCCAGCGCACCTGTGGCCGCCATGTTCGCAATCATGACCAAAGTCGGCGTTTACACCCTGTTGCGGTTATGGACTCTGTTGTTCTCCGGGCAGGCCGGGGCTTCGGCATTCTTCGGCGGCGACTGGCTGATCTACGGCGGCATGGTCACCATAGCCTGCGCAGCCGTCGCGGTTCTCGCAGCGCAACGCCTCGAGCGCATGGCCAGCCTGAGCATTCTGGTGTCCGCGGGCATTCTGTTATCGGCGATCGGTTTCGCCCAGCCAGACCTGATCGGCGCCGCGCTGTTCTATATGGTCAGCTCGACCCTGGCGTTGAGTGCGCTGTTCTTGCTGTCGGAGCTGATCGAGCGCTCGCGCTCGGCCAATGAAATCCCGCTGGAAGATGAAAGTGAGCTGCTGCCCCGACCGCAGGAGTCGCTGCAACCGCCCAAAGGCATCAACCTTGACGACGAGCAAAAGGCTGTCGTCGGTCAGGTCATCCCGTGGACCATGGCGTTTCTCGGCTTGGGCTTTATCGCCTGCGCGCTGCTGATCATCGGCATGCCGCCGCTGTCGGGCTTTATTGGCAAGCTCAGCCTGATCGGCGCATTGCTCAACCCGATGGGGCTGGGCAACAGCGCGCCGATTTCCATGCCCGCGTGGATTTTGTTGGCGCTGCTGATCCTTTCCGGGCTCGCATCGTTAATGGCGTTTTCGCGCTTGGGCATCCAGCGATTCTGGACGCCGGAAGAACGCCCTTCGCCGCTGCTGCGTAAACTCGAATGCGCGCCGATTTTTCTTCTGCTGGGCCTGAGCATCGTCCTCACTTTCAAGGCTGAGCCGCTGCTGCGTTACACCCAAGCCACGGCGGATGCACTGCACAATCCTCAGCAATACGTCATGGCGGTGCTCGGCACCCGCGCCGTGCTCAGTCCGGAAGCGAAAGCGGCAATGCTGGAGGTGCGGCCATGA
- a CDS encoding Na+/H+ antiporter subunit C translates to MEEVIAIAIGILAASGVWLILRPRTFQVVMGLCLLSYAVNLFIFSMGSLFIGKEPVIKDGVTQDLLHYTDPLPQALVLTAIVISFAMTALFLVVLLASRGLTGTDHVDGREPKE, encoded by the coding sequence ATGGAAGAAGTCATCGCAATCGCCATCGGCATCCTCGCCGCGTCCGGGGTCTGGTTGATCCTGCGACCACGGACCTTTCAGGTGGTCATGGGCCTGTGCCTGCTGTCGTACGCAGTCAATCTGTTCATTTTCAGCATGGGCAGCCTGTTCATCGGCAAGGAGCCGGTGATCAAGGACGGTGTAACGCAAGATCTGCTGCATTACACCGATCCGCTGCCGCAGGCGCTGGTACTCACCGCAATCGTCATCAGCTTCGCCATGACGGCACTGTTCCTCGTCGTGCTGCTCGCCTCGCGTGGCTTGACCGGCACCGACCATGTCGACGGCCGGGAGCCTAAAGAATGA